The Melospiza melodia melodia isolate bMelMel2 chromosome 23, bMelMel2.pri, whole genome shotgun sequence genome contains a region encoding:
- the YKT6 gene encoding synaptobrevin homolog YKT6 → MRLYSLSVLYKGDPKVHLLKAAYDVSTFNFFQRSSVQEFMTFTSQLIAERSALGSRASVKEQEYLCHVYVRSDGLAGVVIADNEYPQRVCFTLLDKVLEEFSREVSKMDWPSGSPATISYSALDGYLSKYQNPRDADPMTRVQAELDETKIILHNTMESLLERGEKLDDLVSKSEVLGAQSKAFYKTARKQNSCCAIM, encoded by the exons ATGAGGCTCTACAGCCTAAGTGTCCTTTACAAGGGTGACCCCAAAGTGCACTTGCTCAAAGCTGCCTACGACGTGTCCACCTTCAACTTCTTCCAGAGGTCCAG cGTGCAGGAGTTCATGACCTTCACGAGCCAGCTGATCGCGGAGCGCTCGGCGCTGGGCAGCAGGGCCTCTGTCAAGGAGCAag AGTACCTGTGCCACGTGTACGTGAGGAGCGACGGGCTGGCTGGAGTGGTGATTGCAGACAATGAGTATCCCCAGAGGGTTTGCTTCACCTTGCTGGACAAG GTGCTGGAGGAGTTCTCCAGGGAGGTCAGCAAGATGGACTGGCCCTCAGGGTCACCTGCCACCATCAGCTACTCTGCCTTGGATGGGTACCTCAGCAAATACCAG AACCCGCGCGATGCTGACCCCATGACCCGAGTGCAGGCCGAGCTGGACGAGACCAAAATCATCCTG cacaacACCATGGAGTCCCTGCTGGAGCGTGGCGAGAAGCTGGACGACCTGGTCTCCAAGTCGGAGGTGCTGGGGGCACAGTCCAAAGCCTTCTACAAAACG GCCCGCAAGCAGAATTCCTGCTGTGCAATCATGTGA